The following coding sequences are from one Epinephelus fuscoguttatus linkage group LG7, E.fuscoguttatus.final_Chr_v1 window:
- the foxl2l gene encoding forkhead domain-containing protein: MDAEEEPQRVQLLDISSNSPPPEPEGAGDTGQQVKPPYSYVALIAMAIKDSRDKRETLSGIYNYIVSKFPYYEKNKKGWQNSIRHNLSLNECFVKVPRDNGGDRKGNYWMLDPAFEDMFDKGNYRRRRRVRRPYRPPSVPYLTGNSMDYPEPLYLQPYVSNSWSLSQPSGFPTPQVIAGHPRSVSPSGPVSSYCPPSHFHHTPYGAYHHHHHPPVLVPHNGCPYGGVTQPMSPSGGTVSVACSYQTLTYGRQAEAPLPYSFE; the protein is encoded by the coding sequence ATGGATGCAGAGGAGGAACCCCAGAGAGTGCAGCTCCTGGACATCAGCTCCAACTCGCCCCCGCCTGAGCCCGAGGGTGCGGGGGACACCGGGCAGCAGGTGAAGCCGCCGTACTCATACGTGGCTCTCATCGCCATGGCCATTAAGGACAGCAGAGACAAGAGAGAGACTCTCAGCGGGATTTACAATTATATCGTCTCAAAGTTCCCATATTATGAGAAGAACAAAAAGGGCTGGCAGAACAGCATTAGACACAATCTGTCTTTGAACGAATGTTTCGTCAAAGTGCCCAGGGACAATGGAGGGGACCGTAAGGGGAATTATTGGATGCTGGACCCCGCATTTGAGGACATGTTTGACAAGGGGAACTACCGGCGGCGGAGAAGGGTGAGGAGACCCTACAGACCCCCCAGCGTGCCTTATCTGACCGGGAACTCCATGGACTATCCCGAGCCTCTCTACCTTCAGCCATATGTGAGCAACtcctggagcctgtcccagccgAGCGGATTCCCAACACCCCAGGTCATCGCCGGTCACCCCCGCAGCGTGTCTCCCAGCGGCCCGGTGAGCTCCTACTGCCCGCCCTCCCACTTCCATCACACTCCATACGGCGcttaccaccaccaccaccacccgcCCGTGCTTGTGCCCCACAACGGTTGCCCCTACGGCGGAGTGACCCAGCCCATGAGCCCCAGCGGAGGCACCGTGTCGGTGGCGTGCAGCTACCAGACCCTCACGTACGGAAGACAGGCGGAGGCACCGCTGCCATATTCGTTTGAGTAG